CTGTAGAGCTGGGCAGAACCCTGCAATCACTACCGCGGCAGCTGGAGATTTTTGCTATCTGTGCAGAGGATTTCATCTGCGGGCATCACCTCTCAGCCAAGGTAGAGAAGGCCGCGCTTATTGCGGAACAACAAATCATTGCGCTTGTACAGGCTGACAATGGAGGTCAGCAATGCACGAACAATCCCTGATCAAAAACCTGATAGAAAAGATCCGCCAGCTTTCTGCCGATGAAGATGGCAAGGTGGTAGGTGTTAAATTGCGTCTTGGGGCGCTTGCGCATATATCCCCCTCCCACTTGCGAGAGCACTTTGAGCAGGAAATCTTTGGCACTGCGCTGGAAGGCTTACGCTTGGAGATAGAAGTTCTCACAGATATTCATCACGCCGAGGCCCAGGATATTGTTCTGGAGAACCTGCAATTCGAGGCCAGGGATGGACAATGAGCGCCAGCAGGTAGAGATTACCGGCCTGGTGCAGGGGGTGGGGTTTCGCCCTTTTGTCTATCGTCTGGCCAATGAATGCAAACTGGATGGTTGGGTGGCCAACCATAGTGGCGGTGTACGGATAGAGGTAGAGGGTGATCCCCAGATCATTGCCAAGTTTTTACGAAGGCTAGCGCAGGAAAAGCCGTCTCACAGCCAAATTTTCAGTATCCACACAAAACTGATGCCCATGCAGGGGGATGGGGGATTTGAGATTCGTGAAAGTACCGCGAACTCGCAGAAATCGACGCTTATCCTGCCTGATTTAGCGCCATGTGATCATTGTCTGGCCGAGTTGGCAGACCCCGGCAACCGGCGCCATAACTACCCGTTTATCAACTGCACCCTGTGCGGCCCGCGCTTCAGTATTATCGACACACTCCCCTATGATCGGGCCAATACCACGATGTCGGAATTTGCACTTTGCGAAGAATGTCGCAAGGAGTACACAACCCCCTCCGATCGCCGCTTTCATGCCGAGCCCAATGCCTGCCCGCAGTGTGGCCCAGAACTGCAGTTGACCAGTCGCGAAGGCAACACACTGGCTGTAAATAATGAAGCCCTGGACAGCGCCCTGGCGGCAATATCAAAAGGGCAGGTTGTTGCACTAAAAGGAGTCGGAGGCTTCCAGTTGCTTGTGGATGCAGCTGATGGCCAAGCCCTGGAGCAGTTGCGTAAGCGCAAACATCGCCCGCACAAACCTTTCGCGCTTTTGTATTCTTCGCTGGAAGCTGTGCGCAGGGATTGCCAGATCTCGAAGCTCGAGTCCGTCCTCTTGGTATCCCGGGAGAGGCCGATTGTATTACTGGAGGCAAAAGC
This DNA window, taken from Microbulbifer sp. GL-2, encodes the following:
- a CDS encoding hydrogenase/urease maturation nickel metallochaperone HypA, producing the protein MHEQSLIKNLIEKIRQLSADEDGKVVGVKLRLGALAHISPSHLREHFEQEIFGTALEGLRLEIEVLTDIHHAEAQDIVLENLQFEARDGQ